TATCTCATGAGTCAGTGACTTATGTGCTTTGACGGTAAATTCAAAATCAGGGGAGGTCTTTCTCATCATACCCTCGAAAGATCTTTGAGAAGGTATGGTATAATAGGTAAAATTTATCTCGGTTATTTTAAAACCAAGGTGCTTTTCATAGTAAGGCAGCATGTCTCCTTTTTTCATATCAAAAGGGTAGATAGTGCCCACCCAATCCGGGAATGAGAAACCTGATGTGCCAACTTTGATCATAGTTTTATAATAATTCAGCCGCGAATGAACATGAATTTACATGAGTAAGAAAAAATCGTTACATAAAAAACAGCAAAAAGTTATTTCTTTTTTTGCAGGGTATGCGTTTTCATGCAATACCTATAACTGCTCGCCCAATTTTTTCGATTTTACGGTAGCGGCTTCAACAGCGTTTATAAGGGATGCCCTGAATCTACCCTCTTCTAATTTACTAATTCCTTCAATAGTTGTCCCACCGGGTGAGGTTACATCGTCTTTTAGTTTTGCCGGATGTTGACTGGTTTCTAATACCATCTTTGCTGCGCCGAGAACCGTTTGCGCTGCAAGGATAGTGGATACATCTCTGGGTAAACCCATTTTAACACCGCCATCTGATAATGCCTCAATAAACATATATACATATGCAGGGCCGCTTCCGCTTAGTCCTGTTACAGCGTCCAGATACTTTTCGTCTAGTTGAAATACCTTTCCAACGGCGTTAAATATCCTGGATACTAATTGTGCATCTGCCTCTGTAGCGTATTTGCCCGGGGAAAAGGCTGTTGCTGAGGTAGCAACCAAACATGGAGTATTGGGCATTACCCGGATTACCCGA
The genomic region above belongs to Candidatus Jettenia caeni and contains:
- a CDS encoding pyrroline-5-carboxylate reductase, which gives rise to MLKETIGFIGSGKMGEALCKGIIHAQLSEIKNIMMSDVVAERCAFLHKEIGIHTTQNNKDITAFANVIVLAIKPQMMNEVLRDLKTDITPQHLVISIAAGIPIRFIESRLQTGVRVIRVMPNTPCLVATSATAFSPGKYATEADAQLVSRIFNAVGKVFQLDEKYLDAVTGLSGSGPAYVYMFIEALSDGGVKMGLPRDVSTILAAQTVLGAAKMVLETSQHPAKLKDDVTSPGGTTIEGISKLEEGRFRASLINAVEAATVKSKKLGEQL